In Carettochelys insculpta isolate YL-2023 chromosome 31, ASM3395843v1, whole genome shotgun sequence, a single window of DNA contains:
- the PURB gene encoding transcriptional regulator protein Pur-beta, with product MADGDSGSERGGGSGGGGGGPRGPGPEQETQELASKRLDIQNKRFYLDVKQNAKGRFLKIAEVGAGGAKSRLTLSMAVAAEFRDYLGDFIEHYAQLGPSSPEQLAAGGAEEPGPRRALKSEFLVRENRKYYLDLKENQRGRFLRIRQTLSRGPGPGFPGGAPGLQSGQTIALPAQGLIEFRDALAKLIDDYGGEEEEAGGGGGGGGGPGGLGGELPEGTSITVDSKRFFFDVGCNKYGVFLRVSEVKPSYRNAITVPYKAWAKFGGAFCRYADEMRDIQERQRDKLYERRAGPPGPGSGSGAGDDSDGDDVDDD from the coding sequence ATGGCGGACGGGGACAGCGGCAGCGAGCGCGGCGGggggagcggcggcggcggcggcggcccgcGCGGGCCGGGCCCGGAGCAGGAGACGCAGGAACTGGCCTCCAAGCGGCTGGACATCCAGAACAAGCGCTTCTACCTGGACGTGAAGCAGAACGCCAAGGGCCGCTTCCTCAAGATCGCCGAGGTGGGCGCGGGCGGCGCCAAGAGCCGCCTCACGCTCTCCATGGCCGTGGCCGCCGAGTTCCGCGACTACCTGGGCGACTTCATCGAGCACTACGCGCAGCTGGGGCCCAGCAGCCCCGAGCAGCTGGCGGCGGGCGGCGCCGAGGAGCCCGGCCCGCGCCGGGCGCTGAAGAGCGAGTTCCTGGTGCGGGAGAACCGCAAGTACTACCTGGACCTGAAGGAGAACCAGCGCGGGCGCTTCCTGCGCATCCGCCAGACGCTCAGCCGCGGCCCGGGGCCCGGCTTCCCCGGCGGGGCGCCCGGCCTGCAGAGCGGCCAGACCATCGCGCTGCCGGCCCAGGGCCTCATCGAGTTCCGCGACGCGCTGGCCAAGCTCATCGACGACTACGGcggcgaggaggaggaggcgggcggcggcggcggcggcggcggcgggccgGGCGGGCTGGGCGGGGAGCTGCCCGAGGGCACCTCCATCACGGTGGACTCCAAGCGGTTCTTCTTCGACGTGGGCTGCAACAAGTACGGGGTCTTCCTGCGCGTCAGCGAGGTGAAGCCGTCCTACCGCAACGCCATCACCGTCCCCTACAAGGCCTGGGCCAAGTTCGGCGGCGCCTTCTGCCGCTACGCCGACGAGATGCGCGACATCCAGGAGCGCCAGCGGGACAAGCTCTACGAGCGCCGCGCCGGCCCGCCCGGCCCGGGCAGCGGCAGCGGGGCCGGCGACGACTCCGACGGCGACGACGTGGACGACGACTGA